The following are encoded in a window of Longimicrobium sp. genomic DNA:
- a CDS encoding tail fiber domain-containing protein produces the protein MKAKIGVALLASALLGSALAPSAASAQSDILLRLRSGSPLGDRFRVDSSSAIVAKGVLGVGVHPFSGAGERLTWDPYHAAFRAGSIGSAGTQWDLANTGFYTWAGGYNTTALGLASFAMGYQNSALGSYAIALGYTANADGTGAVAIGYRPTADADYSVAIGQRASTNGHAGAIVLSDGSTTDSTQASANNQFTVRAAGGIRLFTNATMTVGVQVAAGGSSWAVISDRNRKGDFLSVNGEDILSRLRLVPVTTWRYRDEDDRSTFHIGPMAQDWHRAFGFTRDDRTINMSDFDGVNLAAIKALEARTAGQAARIEGLQDENAALRAEVAALREQNARFEERLRRLEEAARAPR, from the coding sequence ATGAAAGCGAAGATCGGAGTGGCCCTGCTGGCTTCGGCCCTGCTGGGCTCCGCGCTTGCCCCGTCGGCTGCCTCGGCGCAGTCCGACATCCTGCTCCGCCTGCGTTCGGGCTCGCCGCTGGGCGACCGCTTCCGGGTGGACAGCTCCAGCGCCATCGTGGCCAAGGGGGTGCTCGGTGTCGGCGTCCACCCCTTCTCCGGTGCCGGTGAGCGGCTGACGTGGGACCCCTACCATGCGGCCTTCCGCGCGGGCTCCATCGGCAGCGCGGGAACCCAGTGGGACCTGGCCAACACGGGCTTCTACACCTGGGCCGGCGGCTACAACACCACCGCGCTGGGGCTGGCGTCGTTCGCCATGGGGTACCAGAACTCGGCGCTGGGCAGCTACGCCATCGCGCTGGGGTACACGGCCAACGCCGACGGCACGGGCGCGGTGGCCATCGGCTACCGCCCCACGGCCGACGCCGACTACTCGGTGGCCATCGGCCAGCGCGCGTCGACCAACGGGCATGCCGGCGCCATCGTGCTCTCCGACGGGTCGACCACGGACAGCACGCAGGCCAGCGCCAACAACCAGTTCACCGTGCGCGCGGCCGGCGGCATCCGCCTGTTCACCAACGCGACGATGACGGTGGGCGTGCAGGTGGCGGCGGGCGGCAGCTCGTGGGCGGTGATCTCGGACCGCAACCGCAAGGGCGACTTCCTCTCCGTGAACGGCGAGGACATCCTCTCGCGGCTGCGGCTGGTGCCGGTGACCACCTGGCGCTACCGCGACGAGGACGACCGCTCGACCTTCCACATCGGCCCCATGGCGCAGGACTGGCACCGCGCGTTCGGCTTCACGCGCGACGACCGCACCATCAACATGAGCGACTTCGACGGTGTGAACCTGGCGGCCATCAAGGCGCTGGAGGCGCGCACCGCCGGGCAGGCCGCGCGTATCGAGGGGCTGCAGGACGAGAACGCCGCGCTGCGCGCCGAGGTGGCCGCGCTGCGCGAGCAGAACGCGCGCTTCGAAGAGCGCCTGCGGCGGCTGGAAGAGGCCGCCCGCGCGCCACGCTGA